The following are encoded in a window of Corythoichthys intestinalis isolate RoL2023-P3 chromosome 8, ASM3026506v1, whole genome shotgun sequence genomic DNA:
- the gprc5bb gene encoding G protein-coupled receptor, class C, group 5, member Bb: MKKTMQLPINLSKHPSKMAVNSFPIFLLLLIGSCTSHPSPPPPLGCSENVEPPYRVLCDLESVWGVVLEAVACSGALTSLILAVLLLVKLRSISDPARRSGVGPLLLLLGTLLGIFLISLAFLVGKNQVLCVIRRAFWGPLFALCFSSLLVQGLRLRRLVAGKTSPPGSTLAALGLALALVQGIISAEWVLLTVVREGHPACEYPPLDFALTCSYTLGLLLIAMGLSLAVVLCGGELGAQAAHDSEEDGEDESDKRRWKCNAVWLFLASLASALLWVAWLGFYLYGSQAVRLRGKTARPGKAEDRLLDEPALAVALVVQGWILLLFHGIPESHLCLWNRSQCGRQDFFDTSETTPPHFRDELPAHSHQPFQENQAFSMEEHGASLRSGNYQSGHGSVRPGIAFRGHVYQPTEMALVMNGGTMPTAPINYTGRRLW; encoded by the exons ATGAAGAAAACAATGCAATTACCAATAAATCTATCAAAG CATCCCTCTAAGATGGCTGTCAACAGTTTCCCCATCTTCCTCCTGCTTCTGATCGGCTCTTGCACATCGCACCCGTCACCTCCTCCTCCACTGGGATGTAGTGAGAATGTGGAGCCTCCTTACAGGGTGCTGTGTGACCTGGAGTCGGTGTGGGGCGTTGTTTTGGAGGCAGTGGCCTGCAGCGGTGCCCTCACCTCTCTGATCCTCGCTGTGCTCCTACTCGTCAAACTTCGTTCGATTTCAGACCCGGCCAGGCGCTCAGGTGTTGGACCACTTCTTCTACTCCTGGGCACACTCCTCGGGATATTCCTCATCTCTCTGGCATTCCTTGTGGGGAAGAACCAGGTCCTGTGTGTGATTCGTAGAGCCTTTTGGGGCCCCCTCTTTGCCCTTTGCTTCTCCAGCTTACTGGTTCAGGGTCTGAGGCTCAGGAGGCTGGTGGCTGGGAAAACCAGTCCACCAGGGAGCACGCTGGCTGCACTGGGCCTGGCACTGGCCTTGGTTCAGGGAATTATTTCTGCCGAATGGGTCCTTCTTACTGTGGTCAGGGAGGGTCATCCAGCCTGCGAGTATCCACCTTTGGACTTTGCGCTGACATGCAGCTACACGTTAGGGTTGCTCCTCATAGCAATGGGGCTCTCTCTAGCAGTAGTACTGTGTGGGGGGGAACTGGGGGCACAAGCAGCTCATGACAGTGAAGAAGACGGAGAAGATGAGAGTGACAAAAGGAGATGGAAGTGCAACGCAGTCTGGCTTTTCCTGGCAAGTTTGGCATCAGCATTGCTTTGGGTGGCCTGGCTTGGCTTCTATCTGTATGGGAGCCAAGCAGTGAGGCTGAGAGGGAAAACGGCCAGGCCAGGAAAGGCGGAGGACCGTCTGCTGGACGAGCCTGCTCTGGCGGTGGCCCTGGTTGTTCAGGGCTGGATCCTTTTACTTTTCCACGGCATTCCAGAGAGCCACCTCTGTCTCTGGAACCGTTCGCAATGCGGCAGGCAAGATTTCTTTGACACCAGCGAGACGACTCCTCCACATTTCAGAGATGAGCTCCCGGCACACTCTCACCAACCCTTCCAGGAAAATCAGGCTTTTTCCATGGAGGAGCACGGTGCAA GTCTCCGAAGTGGAAACTACCAAAGCGGTCATGGGAGTGTTCGCCCTGGCATCGCCTTCAGAGGTCATGTCTACCAACCAACTGAGATGGCTCTTGTTATGAATGGCGGCACG ATGCCCACGGCCCCTATTAACTACACTGGAAGACGACTCTGGTAA